TGAATAATTAGTACTGAATCAGTAAAATGTTGAGAAATTAGATTGAGGAATATCTGAAAACAGTCAGTATTAAGATGTGAAAATTCCCAAAAAAAGCTTTCGCCAGTCAGTGGTTCGATGATTCCATATAAATATGTTGCTTTGAACTGCCACTGGTGTACACCAACGGGTTTGACACCCTTGCCTGTGATTTTCCGTCCTGTGATTGTTTTCAATCCAATTCGAGTTTCGTCCTCGCACCAAAAACGAATCGTTTTCGTTGTGCATAAAACTGTTAAGCAAAACCAAGACAGCATTGCTAAGTTGTGTGCAAGGTTTTTTTAAATGCCTCTACTTGTGGTTGTTTTTGTTCAACGCTTTTGGGGCGTGGTACTTTTGGCGATGACTCCAAACGGTAATAAACCAGTTTGTGAACTGTCTTGTAGCAAGAATTGACTCCCAAGTTTTGTTCTAGCCACTCTACAATTTCTTGATAACCATTAAATCCAAGTGGTTCTTGCAATCTTTTCTCTAATGCTTTTTCTGCCCAGTTTGGGATGGTTCTTGGTCTTCCTGGCGAAGATTTTTGTTTTAATAGTCCTTCAATACCGCCTGCTTTGTACTGTCGAATCCACTTGTGTAGGGTCACTCGATTTCGACCAATAATTTCTGCGGTTTGAGAAATTGTTTGACCATGCCCTGTTTTGAGTAAATATAGTAGCTGCACTCTTTCTTTAGCCGTCGCAGTTTTTTGTATTGCCAGTAAATCTTTGAGTTCTGCGACAGTCTCTTTAATTTCTAGTTGATATACCCCTGACATTGTTCATCTTTGTATCTAGTTTCATCTTATTATCTCATCTGTAGCCTTATTTCAGAGAATTGGTATTACCCCATCATCACAAGTGTGTAGAAGCTCTGCTTCTTGTAGCCAGACATCGCTGATTTTACACAGTTGCTCAGAGTGCGTAGGCGTAGCCCGTCGTAGACATCGCCAATTATCTTTTATTTGGCAGGAAAAGCTAATAAACTTCAGGATAAAAATAGTAAAATACTACAAGTTGCTAGGAATTGTTTTAAAATTTTCCACTGAACCTAAAGAATAATCTTTTAACTTAAAATCAGCAAATGGTTTATTCTCTAATCTATCTCTTAAAGCTTCATCGAGAATTACACCTGCTGTTTTTTGTTTAACGCCAATAATTATAATACTTCTCTGGTATGCAGTTAAATCCTGCGGTGCTTGGCAATCACTCCGCAGAAATTGACCTAAATTTAATAAGCGAAAACCTTTGATTCTGGCTGTATTACTAAATAATTTCTTTGCTAAAATTTGTATTTCTTGAGAACGTTCAAGTGCTTTACGTTCTTCAACTTCTGAATTTCCTTTACAAGAAGCTGTGCCTACAGAAATAATTTCACTTGATTCATCCATTAACTTCTCTATACCTTCTTCCTCCAGATTTAACTTTAAAAGGCCAACACTGATAACTTGATCATTATATTGAATTTGAAAATTACTGCTTACAAGCCATTTATATTCTACTGATAAAACAGCAATATTAAATTTAGCTGTCCTACCTTGACTATCTTTACCTTCTTTATAAGCAAAATAATCAATTTTACCTTTTCTGTTTGGAGACTGTCCGTAATTGGGTATAACAGTAGATTTTGATGGTCTCGTTGCTAAAGCAAATACAGCAAGTAATCCTAATGATATTAAAACTACTGTAAAAAATGCCAAAATTGGTACTTTTTCTTGTTTAGGTTCAGGTAAAACCTTTTTATCACTTGTAGATAAAGCTAAATTTTCAGGTTTATAAATTTCAATTTTATTGAGATTTACAGCGGTACTTCCTGTTAGCTCGCGTTCAATTTCTTCTAACTCTTGCAAAATCTCGTGGGCATTGGCAGGGCGTTTTTCTACCTCTGGAGCCATTAGCCTATCAATTAAATGCAACAGTAAGGGTGAGATGTGAGTAGCATGATTGTGCCAGTCCAACAAATTGCGGGGGATGTTGTACATATCTAAGGGATGATTTCCCGTCAACAAAAATACAAAGGTGCGTCCCAAAGCAAACAAATCTGATTGTGGTACAGCTTGACCATTCATTTGTTCGGGGGCGCTGTAACCAGATGACATCATTGCTGTCATTCCGTCGCAGGTTCTGGTTATTTTTCTGGCAGTACCAAAGTCAATTAATACTATATCGCTCCAAGCCATGTCAGTTGTCTCAATTTGACGCACTTTGGCAAGAGGAGAGCGGATGATGATGTTAGATGGCTTAATATCTCGATGCATATACTTTTTGCCATGCACTACATCTAAGATTTCTGTCAACTGTCTCAACCACGCGATCGCCATTTCTTGGGAAATAGGATGATTCTGCTGTAGCCACTGCTCTAAGTTAAGCCCCTCAATTTTTTCCATTACCATGCAGTGCAACACTAAACCATTTCTGGTTTGGTACTGAAAGTAATTATCCGCTTTCGGAATTCCGGGATGGTTTAGATGTCCCAGTATACTTACCTCTTGCTGAAATAGTTCTACAGCTTCAGTGTCGCTTGATAAATCCTCTTGCAGAACTTTGAGGACTTTAGGCGTATCTTGCTCGTATGCTTCATAAACTTTGCTAAACCCCGTTTTGTCACTCAACAAATGCATGACTCGATAGCTTCCTAGCAATTCCAACTGGGAACCACAACTTTGACAAAAGCGGTTTTCATAATTATCGGGGTTGTTTGGTTTAGGGCAAACGGGATTGATACAAAGACTCATGACCGGTTTATCTGTACTCGAGAGGGAACATCGCTCATCTTAATTCTTCTGTTCCTATTTAATAATCCCGTCTAAATAATCATGAGATTTTTCTCAACTGTGTTCTACTAAAAAAGCTGCTACAGTCTGGTTAAATGCGTCTGGTTGCGTCAAAAAGGGCCAGTGATTGCCAGGAGCTTGGCAAACACGTAAGTTTTTGAGATAGGTTTTGTAAGGTTGGATTTGCCAATCTTGGCGGTTGAGTCCTTGTTCTGGCTGGATGAAAAGGGCAGGAGTTTCAAGGGGGATGGTAAAACCAGGTACTTGCATTACTTCTTCAAAAATTCCATCGCGGGCGGCAATAGTAAATTTGCTACCCCAACTACCATCAGCTTTTTGTTCAATTCCTGCTTGGAAAACTTGCTGTTGCAAGGAACTCCATCCTTGATATTGCTTTAACTGCCGTGCTTGTTGTTCGGCTTCTTCATAACTGGCAAAGGGGCCCATGCTTTTGAGAAAAGGTAAAAAGCGATACAACATCGGGAAAGTTAGCCTGAAGACGCTGGGCATTTTCCAAATGAATATCGGATCTATTAAAATCATGCTCCGCAAAAGCTTTGGGTTTTGTCTTGCCCAAATGGCAACTAATTTGCCTGTCCACGAGTGACTCACAACATGAGCAAAAGTCCATCCCAGATGTTCCATGAGTAATTCAAGGTCTGCGATCGCACTTGCAAAACTATAATCCTTCTGGGGTTTACTACTTTCGCCATGTCCACGCATATCCGGGGCAACTATATGATAGTCTGCCGCCAAGTAATCTCCTAAGCTAGACCAAACAAGAGCGTGGTCACCTAAGCCATGTAACAGGAGTAGCGGCTTTTGACCTTGGTTCCACTCTAAATAAGAAAGTTGGATATCAGGCGTTGATAATATTTGACGTACAGGCATTATTCCACGAAAAGATAGCTTGGCGATTATATGGTACTGCGAAAGGAGGAGTGGGGGAGGGGGAGATAGGGAAGATGAGGCAGTTAGAATTTAAAGTTCGCCTTCTAAAGCTCAAACTTGATATCTTCTACTCTCCCACTCCCCCACTCCCCCACTCTTCCCCTCCCCCTATTCAGTTACTCATTACCAATTTGCTAGTCTGAGGATTGTACTAATTAACACGAAACAATGACCCTAATGAATGCCAAGATCATAGAAAGAATGCCCCACGAGTATTGAAAGTACTATGCCAGAATTACACCAATCAATTGCTCAGCATTACCACGAGCGCACTAAATATGACCCTGAGACCCTTGCCTCGAAAAATCAGAGGTTAGACTGGGCCAAGCAGCCAGTGCCTTTCAAAGAGTACAAAATTGGTTCTACTTTTGATCTCAAACCTTACATTCAAGAAAAACCAGAGGCATTTGTTAATCAACCAGATGCTCAATGGTGGCAAAGACTATCGCGGTTGCTGTTTCGTAGCTATGGAATGACGGCGAGAATGCCTTCTATGGGTAGTGCGGTGTATCTTAGAGCTGCTCCTAGTGCGGGTGGATTGTACCCTGCGGAGGTATATCTAGTTTCCCGTGGTACATCGTCATTACCACCTGGACTATATAACTACCAATGTCGGACTCATTCCCTAATGCATTTTTGGGAAAGTGATGTTTGGCAAAGTTTGCAAGCTGCCTGTTTCTGGCATCCCGCTTTGGAAAATACCCAAGTAGCGATTATTATTACTGCGGTTTTCTATCGTTCGGCATGGCGCTATGAAGATAGAGCTTATCGCCGGATTTTTCTAGATACAGGACACCTGCTGGGTAATATCGAATTAGCTGGGGCGATTACTGATTATCGCCCACATTTGATTGGCGGCTTTGTTGATGAAGCGGTAAACGATTTGCTTTATGTCGATCCACAACAAGAAGGTGCGATCGCAATTTTACCTTTGGCAGACTTGTTAGATATCAATCAAAATTTGCCGCTGGGATGTACTGCTTTACCTTCTACCACTGAAACTAATTATCCACAAATCCCGGATGGGGAACTGCTGACGTATTTTCATCAGCACACCCAAATTCAAGTAGGTGTAACTGGCAAGCTCAATTTACCGACTGTCAAACAAGAAAAATCTTTGGAGGATAAATACAATTTTCCTTTCTGTCTGAAAATTCCCACCGCGACAACCCCTATGTACTGGGGAGAAAATTTGTCAGAACTGGAAACCACTATCTACAAGCGACGTTCTACCCGCGCCTACAGTGGTGATGATTTAACCTTCGATGAACTCAAAGCCTTACTCGATTTCACCTACCAACCGCAAAATTACATCGATCAAAGTTTAGATATTTCTCCAGACTACTTTGACTTGAATTTAATTGAAACATTTATTGCTGTCTCTGGGGTCAAAGGATTGGAGGCAGGCTGTTATTATTACGCCCCCAAAGCTCAAGAATTGCGGCAAATTCGGTTTAAAAATTTCCGGCGAGAGTTACACTTTCTCTGCTTGGGACAGGAATTAGGGCGGGATGCCGCAGCAGTGCTGTTTCATACAGCCAATCTCAAATCAGCGATCGCACAGTATGGCGATCGTGTTTACCGTTATTTACATATGGATTCAGGTCATTTGGGGCAACGGCTAAATTTAGCTGCAATTCGCCTGAATTTAGGCGTCAGCGGTATCGGTGGCTTCTTTGATGATCAAGTAAATGAAATTTTGGGTATTCCTGGTGATGAAGCTGTTCTCTATATCACTACTTTGGGGCGGCCGAGATGAGAAATGGAAGAGTGGGGGAGTGGGGGAGTGGAGGAGTGGGGAAGATGAGAGGGATGAAGGAGAATAATTAATGACTGCCCTCTGCCCCCTGCTCCCTGCCCCATGCCCTCCATTAATTTCCCTGTTCTACGACACCACCCACAACTGGCTTAACTTGAGAAAATGGATCAGTACCACCACTCCAGTTAAAGTCACTAATTCGGATGCTGATACCACCTAATTCAAGTACTGGATTGTAACGCAACGTGATGCCATAGGTGCGGCGGCTATATTCTAAAAAGTAGTCGGTGCTACTTTGTTCGCCTGTATCTAAGTTAACTGAGGTTTGAAAACCTAAGCGAAACGGGCCGTAGATTTGTTGCGAAATTCCAGCACTCAGTACTCTGTTATCAACAGAGCGATCAAATAGAAAGGGCGATAATCCACTGTTTAAACCTTGGGAATAACTCACATTAAATGCGGTGTAGTCAAAATAGGGTCGAGAGAAATGTCCAATCTGTCCTAGCAAACCAACAGTAGCAGTTAAAGTGCTTTGGTTATCACCATTGGTGTAATAATTGCTAGTACCCGTAAGGCTAGTGAATGCTTGTAAGTAAGGAACTACAGGGTTTGGCGTGTATCGTAAACCCTCAGTAGCAGTTGCTGCTAATGGTTTTCCCTGCCATAGCAAGAAGCCTTTACCAAGAGTGGCGCTGGCTTGGAAGCGGCCCAGTGAGATGCGATTGTTTTCGCGAATTGGTTCTAGCAAGTCTAGACGATCAGTGTTGGCGTTGATATATTGAGCGCCAGCTTGATAGGTAAGGTTAATGCCACTCTGCCCTAAAGGAATCACTGGAGAGGTGATCACGCCGCCAAGACTACTTTGGACGGTTTGAAAACCAAGAGTACCATTATAAAGACGATCGCGGTAGCTATATTCCAGATTCAATATATGGGGATTGCGATCGCCTAATATCTGGCGCAACCGTAAACTTCCCCGCAGGTTCTCGTCTACTTTGTTTAAGTCAAAACTGGTTAACTCCCCGGAACCCTGGATTACAGCCGTTGGACTCAAAATAGCATTCAACTTCGACGTCACACCAAAGAGTGAGGCTAAGTCACTCGTCCCACCTCCCAAGGCAGCTTTTTGTATAAAAAACTGGGGTGTAATAGTAAATTTTACTTGGTCTGTATTGAACGGTTTAAAGCCACGCTCAATATACAAACCACCGCGATCGTCTCCATCAAAACCAGGGGATACGATCGCGGGTGAAACTTCCTGCTCCCGACGGTCAATCGTCTGCTGATCGACTGGAATTGGGATAGTCAAATTTTGATCGAATACCAAACGCTGTCGCTGTGTGGTGATCCGGTCGATCAACGGTGCTTCCCGCGTCAGAGTTACTTTATCAGCACGTATTTCTAATTCAGGGGGCGAAAAAGGGTCATTGGTGATTCGCGCATTTCTGGCTTGCCAACCTCGCGGATAGAAGTCGATGCGTTGAGCTTCAAAGCGTAGTCGCTTAATTATACCCCCCGTTTTTGGTGTCGGAAAGTTGCTAGCGTTCGTCCGGCTACCAAATGCAAGATTCAAAGCCCCAGAACTACTGACACCAGAAAGGGGCTGATTGGCTCTAATAGTCTCGCTTGGCGATCGCCTTGGTACATTGTTCGGCGTTACATCTGGGGATGAAAAAGCA
This region of Nostoc sp. UHCC 0302 genomic DNA includes:
- a CDS encoding IS630 family transposase, translating into MLSWFCLTVLCTTKTIRFWCEDETRIGLKTITGRKITGKGVKPVGVHQWQFKATYLYGIIEPLTGESFFWEFSHLNTDCFQIFLNLISQHFTDSVLIIQLDNGAFHKAKRLQVPDNIILLFQPAHSPELNPIEQVWQYIKRRLRWLLPKKLDDLRTALYAEIGKLTKQIIVSIARRQYILEALSVASF
- a CDS encoding helix-turn-helix domain-containing protein codes for the protein MSGVYQLEIKETVAELKDLLAIQKTATAKERVQLLYLLKTGHGQTISQTAEIIGRNRVTLHKWIRQYKAGGIEGLLKQKSSPGRPRTIPNWAEKALEKRLQEPLGFNGYQEIVEWLEQNLGVNSCYKTVHKLVYYRLESSPKVPRPKSVEQKQPQVEAFKKTLHTT
- a CDS encoding serine/threonine-protein kinase; the encoded protein is MSLCINPVCPKPNNPDNYENRFCQSCGSQLELLGSYRVMHLLSDKTGFSKVYEAYEQDTPKVLKVLQEDLSSDTEAVELFQQEVSILGHLNHPGIPKADNYFQYQTRNGLVLHCMVMEKIEGLNLEQWLQQNHPISQEMAIAWLRQLTEILDVVHGKKYMHRDIKPSNIIIRSPLAKVRQIETTDMAWSDIVLIDFGTARKITRTCDGMTAMMSSGYSAPEQMNGQAVPQSDLFALGRTFVFLLTGNHPLDMYNIPRNLLDWHNHATHISPLLLHLIDRLMAPEVEKRPANAHEILQELEEIERELTGSTAVNLNKIEIYKPENLALSTSDKKVLPEPKQEKVPILAFFTVVLISLGLLAVFALATRPSKSTVIPNYGQSPNRKGKIDYFAYKEGKDSQGRTAKFNIAVLSVEYKWLVSSNFQIQYNDQVISVGLLKLNLEEEGIEKLMDESSEIISVGTASCKGNSEVEERKALERSQEIQILAKKLFSNTARIKGFRLLNLGQFLRSDCQAPQDLTAYQRSIIIIGVKQKTAGVILDEALRDRLENKPFADFKLKDYSLGSVENFKTIPSNL
- a CDS encoding alpha/beta hydrolase; this encodes MPVRQILSTPDIQLSYLEWNQGQKPLLLLHGLGDHALVWSSLGDYLAADYHIVAPDMRGHGESSKPQKDYSFASAIADLELLMEHLGWTFAHVVSHSWTGKLVAIWARQNPKLLRSMILIDPIFIWKMPSVFRLTFPMLYRFLPFLKSMGPFASYEEAEQQARQLKQYQGWSSLQQQVFQAGIEQKADGSWGSKFTIAARDGIFEEVMQVPGFTIPLETPALFIQPEQGLNRQDWQIQPYKTYLKNLRVCQAPGNHWPFLTQPDAFNQTVAAFLVEHS
- a CDS encoding SagB/ThcOx family dehydrogenase → MPELHQSIAQHYHERTKYDPETLASKNQRLDWAKQPVPFKEYKIGSTFDLKPYIQEKPEAFVNQPDAQWWQRLSRLLFRSYGMTARMPSMGSAVYLRAAPSAGGLYPAEVYLVSRGTSSLPPGLYNYQCRTHSLMHFWESDVWQSLQAACFWHPALENTQVAIIITAVFYRSAWRYEDRAYRRIFLDTGHLLGNIELAGAITDYRPHLIGGFVDEAVNDLLYVDPQQEGAIAILPLADLLDINQNLPLGCTALPSTTETNYPQIPDGELLTYFHQHTQIQVGVTGKLNLPTVKQEKSLEDKYNFPFCLKIPTATTPMYWGENLSELETTIYKRRSTRAYSGDDLTFDELKALLDFTYQPQNYIDQSLDISPDYFDLNLIETFIAVSGVKGLEAGCYYYAPKAQELRQIRFKNFRRELHFLCLGQELGRDAAAVLFHTANLKSAIAQYGDRVYRYLHMDSGHLGQRLNLAAIRLNLGVSGIGGFFDDQVNEILGIPGDEAVLYITTLGRPR
- a CDS encoding DUF3769 domain-containing protein, with amino-acid sequence MLHPVLPPDPPLILEPLEPASHTSTASDPKFSSVVETQTQTQGNKDKSKPQKDLPQLANAGNTESYRHLSTPINATQNDLVVAETLSKPNTPETFPPEFSPINAPSNAALLGQPQAVGYPMQEVAASNSYEVRSRGAERSLGGESKKAEAPEPIDSITLKSPSPQASTSFPLPLVDASNPEAPQVNPKVTSSKNLLQPQPPLIPEKLPEKLTQQPQSDSTAQQSQGQINFPESSNENTPSSQPVQNIIEFKSRSPTTQPTTPRTIEFQSETQQNQPLTPVTPGNPTNQPQAQPSGQTPPANTQPATPRVVEVTSDRQEYDEQRRIITAIGKVVVRFDGAVVNADRLQVNLDNLIAAGEGNVVLTRGDQILQGQRFTYNFVQDSGELYNGGGEIYVPTTQTDFAFSSPDVTPNNVPRRSPSETIRANQPLSGVSSSGALNLAFGSRTNASNFPTPKTGGIIKRLRFEAQRIDFYPRGWQARNARITNDPFSPPELEIRADKVTLTREAPLIDRITTQRQRLVFDQNLTIPIPVDQQTIDRREQEVSPAIVSPGFDGDDRGGLYIERGFKPFNTDQVKFTITPQFFIQKAALGGGTSDLASLFGVTSKLNAILSPTAVIQGSGELTSFDLNKVDENLRGSLRLRQILGDRNPHILNLEYSYRDRLYNGTLGFQTVQSSLGGVITSPVIPLGQSGINLTYQAGAQYINANTDRLDLLEPIRENNRISLGRFQASATLGKGFLLWQGKPLAATATEGLRYTPNPVVPYLQAFTSLTGTSNYYTNGDNQSTLTATVGLLGQIGHFSRPYFDYTAFNVSYSQGLNSGLSPFLFDRSVDNRVLSAGISQQIYGPFRLGFQTSVNLDTGEQSSTDYFLEYSRRTYGITLRYNPVLELGGISIRISDFNWSGGTDPFSQVKPVVGGVVEQGN